From the Arvicola amphibius chromosome 2, mArvAmp1.2, whole genome shotgun sequence genome, one window contains:
- the LOC119807454 gene encoding acyl carrier protein, mitochondrial, which translates to PPLALEGIKDRVLYVLKLYDKIDPEKLSVNSHFMKDLGLDSLDQVEIIMAMENEFGFEIPDIDAEKLMCPQEIVDYIADKKDVYE; encoded by the coding sequence CCCCCTTTGGCATTAGAGGGAATTAAGGACCGAGTGCTGTATGTCTTGAAACTCTATGACAAGATTGACCCAGAAAAGCTCTCAGTAAATTCTCATTTTATGAAGGACCTGGGCTTAGACAGTTTGGACCAAGTGGAGATTATTATGGCCATGGAAAACGAATTTGGATTTGAAATTCCTGATATAGATGCAGAGAAGTTAATGTGTCCACAAGAAATTGTAGATTACATTGCAGATAAGAAGGATGTATATGAATAA